One genomic window of Lytechinus variegatus isolate NC3 chromosome 1, Lvar_3.0, whole genome shotgun sequence includes the following:
- the LOC121424841 gene encoding MPN domain-containing protein-like, translating into MDRRDVLKDDEAAETMSEAESLDSSTTSPPKKEKILTGRGVTLSMLMSDGVVEAGKDCLSIEYLGSKFTADLMTDGRIFWSKEKQIFNSPSAWAIHIKSILNPGKRSGCGWASVKYNGKKLDVVKSQWFRNMKIPYLDDDNGSNDNSSMLENGNQSPGWPGDDVDEEVSEDNRPCPPMSKVTKNLKRKLGDENDNHRIDLQRMKLDSSPPNTKVIPYSSLGKKSANKDPHKLVRCLSFKEMGKLQPFTVSITTNCLLIVDFHCHLTTSEVIGYLAGKWDPETQHMSILQAFPCRCRLGEKQNGASVEMEIRQSMNSRGLQLVGWYHSHPCSPAHPSLSDIECQMNYQLKLKGDGMSYQPCVAFICAPYNTHKAIKDSQLKAVWVMPPEEEKASLYGMPMDMTFTRQQDIFLTQEVLAEMKYLVEYYKDSSDMVLLNETWFETETFLDKMKGSLSKKFPKDRSDKRLLDFIDSILT; encoded by the exons ATGG ACCGCAGGGATGTGCTGAAGGATGATGAGGCAGCAGAGACCATGTCTGAAGCTGAGAGTCTAGACTCTTCTActacaagtccacccaagaaagagaaaatactAACAGGAAGAGGGGTCACACTGAGTATGCTCATGAGTGATGGGGTAGTTGAGGCTGGCAAAGATTGTCTCTCCATTGAATACCTT GGGAGTAAGTTTACTGCTGACCTGATGACTGATGGTAGAATATTCTGGAGCAAAGAAAAACAGATCTTCAACTCACCAAGTGCCTGGGCAATTCACATCAAATCTATCCTCAATCCTGGCAAGAGATCTGGATGTGGTTGGGCTTCG GTTAAATACAATGGCAAGAAACTTGATGTTGTCAAGTCACAATGGTTTAGAAACATGAAGATTCCTTACTTG GATGATGACAATGGTTCCAATGACAACTCGAGCATGCTGGAGAATGGTAACCAATCTCCTGGTTGGCCAGGTGATGACGTCGATGAGGAGGTTTCAGAAGATAACAGACCCTGTCCACCGATGTCAAAGGTCACCAAAAATCTTAAGAGGAAACTTGGggatgaaaatgataatcataGAATAG ATCTTCAGAGGATGAAACTTGACAGCAGTCCTCCTAATACCAAAGTCATTCCATATTCATCATTAGGAAAGAAAAGTGCAAATAA AGATCCACATAAATTGGTCAGATGTCTGTCTTTCAAAGAAATGGGCAAGCTCCAGCCTTTTACAGTCTCCATCACTACTAATTGCCTTCTTATTGTT GACTTCCATTGTCATCTCACTACTAGTGAGGTCATAGGCTATTTAGCTGGAAAGTGGGATCCAGAAACACAGC ATATGAGCATTCTGCAGGCTTTCCCTTGCCGTTGTCGACTGGGTGAGAAGCAGAATGGTGCTAGCGTTGAAATGGAGATCCGTCAGTCGATGAACAGTAGAGGGCTCCAGCTCGTTGGTTGGTATCACAGTCATCCATGTAGCCCCGCCCACCCGTCACTCAGTGATATAGAATGTCAGATGAACTATCAACTCAAATTGAAAGGAGATGGGATGTCGTATCAACCTTGCGTGGCTTTTATCTGTG CTCCATATAACACACACAAGGCCATTAAAGACTCACAGTTGAAAGCTGTTTGGGTTATGCCACCCGAAGAG GAGAAAGCCAGTCTGTATGGTATGCCAATGGACATGACTTTCACAAGACAACAGGATATATTCCTCACTCAAGAAGTATTAGCCGAGATG AAATACCTAGTAGAATATTATAAGGACAGTTCTGATATGGTGCTTTTGAATGAAACATGGTTTGAGACGGAGACCTTTCTGGACAAAATGAAG GGATCACTCTCCAAGAAGTTTCCCAAGGACAGATCAGACAAGAGGTTGCTGGATTTCATTGACAGCATTCTTACATAG
- the LOC121424850 gene encoding COP9 signalosome complex subunit 8-like, which yields MASFDAISLVEQCEQQELEAPGGVATSELYKKLLALYLLQNDLNNAKFLWKRIPASVKTGDPELGFIWDIGQNMWQRDFSSSKLYSALNREWSDGIKEIVSALSDSVKQRLFQLVGNAYTSIEADQFASYLGMSKEQAINAVQEEGWSYNSTTQMILPIKPVSSREAPVPSEQQIAQLTEFVAFLEN from the exons ATGGCTTCTTTTGATGCGATTTCGCTAGTTGAACAGTGTGAGCAGCAAGAATTAGAG GCCCCAGGAGGTGTTGCTACTTCAGAGCTCTACAAGAAGTTGCTTGCTCTTTACCTTTTGCAAAATGATCT AAACAATGCCAAATTCTTGTGGAAGAGAATTCCAGCCTCAGTTAAAACA GGTGACCCAGAGCTTGGATTTATATGGGATATTGGTCAGAACATGTGGCAGAGGGATTTCTCATCGTCAAAGCTGTACAGCGCCCTCAATAGAGAATGGTCTGATGGCATCAAGGAAATAGTTTCTGCACTTTCAG ATTCTGTCAAACAGAGACTTTTCCAACTTGTAGGGAATGCATACACCTCAATAGAAGCCGATCAGTTTGCATCGTATCTAGGAATGTCCAAGGAGCAAGCCATTAATG CTGTTCAAGAAGAAGGTTGGTCATACAACTCTACTACTCAAATGATTTTACCCATTAAACCAG TTTCCTCAAGAGAAGCCCCAGTACCCAGTGAACAACAGATAGCTCAACTAACAGAGTTTGTAGCCTTCTTAGAAAATTGA